Proteins from a genomic interval of Gluconacetobacter diazotrophicus PA1 5:
- a CDS encoding conjugal transfer protein TraG, whose product MDQPGTRIQWGQALVVLSMIVLSWWTATQWTAWELAFQPELGRPWFTILHRWPVYAPPLFFWWWYEFDAYAPTVFARGAWIAGSGGVLAFAAAVALSVHRAREAKRAATYGSARWADDAEIRAAGLLGEDGVVLGKYRRSYLRHDGPEHALIFAPTRTGKGVGMVIPTLLTWPGSAIIHDIKGENWQITAGFRSTFGRVLLFDPTNPASSAYNPLLEVRRGASEVRDVQNIADILVDPEGSLERRNHWEKTSHALLVGAILHVLYAEADKTLAGVAKFLSDPQRSIEATLSAMMRTNHLDGKGPHPVVASAARELLNKSDNERSGVLSTAMSFLGLYRDPVVATVTSRCEWRISDLLEGEQPVSLYFVIPPSDISRTKPLIRLILNQIGRRLTEDLSGREGRRRLLLMLDEFPALGRLDFFESALAFMAGYGIKAFLIAQSLNQIDKAYGQNNSILDNCHVRVSFATNDERTAKRVSDGLGVATEIRSQKNYAGHRLSPWLGHLMVSRQESARPLMTVGEVMQLPARDEVVMVAGCPPIRARKARYFRDRRFVERVLPPPDPTQPPRTVRPDDWSGRPLPATPPPDKKSLSQSPENPDDADSEESLGTGRKWSREHDPAETGKRKRRAAPDLFGEEPPPDPEARDRADLTRIARQAGLDRGNDLGL is encoded by the coding sequence ATGGACCAGCCGGGAACACGTATCCAGTGGGGGCAGGCGCTGGTGGTCCTGTCCATGATCGTGCTGTCCTGGTGGACGGCGACACAATGGACGGCCTGGGAACTGGCGTTCCAGCCGGAACTCGGCCGACCGTGGTTCACAATCCTGCATCGCTGGCCGGTCTACGCCCCACCACTGTTCTTCTGGTGGTGGTATGAGTTCGACGCCTACGCGCCGACGGTTTTCGCGCGGGGGGCCTGGATCGCGGGCTCCGGCGGGGTTCTGGCTTTTGCCGCAGCCGTGGCGCTGTCCGTCCATCGCGCCCGCGAGGCAAAGCGCGCGGCAACTTACGGCTCCGCCCGATGGGCCGATGATGCGGAAATCCGCGCGGCGGGGCTGCTGGGCGAGGATGGCGTTGTGCTGGGCAAATACCGCCGCAGCTATCTCCGGCACGATGGCCCTGAGCATGCTCTGATCTTCGCGCCGACGCGTACCGGCAAGGGGGTGGGTATGGTCATCCCCACGCTTCTGACCTGGCCGGGTTCGGCCATCATCCACGACATCAAGGGTGAGAACTGGCAGATCACCGCCGGTTTCCGGTCAACCTTTGGGCGGGTGCTGCTGTTCGACCCGACCAATCCTGCCTCGTCGGCCTATAATCCACTGCTGGAAGTCCGACGCGGGGCGTCGGAGGTTCGTGACGTGCAGAACATCGCCGACATTCTGGTGGATCCCGAGGGGTCGCTGGAACGGCGCAACCACTGGGAGAAAACCTCCCATGCCCTGCTGGTCGGGGCGATCCTGCATGTCCTTTATGCCGAAGCCGACAAGACGCTCGCCGGGGTGGCGAAGTTCCTCTCCGACCCGCAGCGGTCGATCGAGGCGACCCTGTCCGCCATGATGCGGACGAACCACCTGGACGGGAAGGGGCCTCACCCCGTCGTGGCCTCCGCCGCGCGGGAATTGCTGAACAAATCTGACAACGAGCGTTCGGGCGTGCTGTCCACCGCCATGTCGTTTCTCGGCCTCTACCGTGATCCGGTGGTGGCCACCGTGACCAGCCGCTGCGAATGGCGGATCAGTGATCTGCTGGAGGGTGAACAGCCTGTCTCCCTGTATTTCGTTATCCCACCTTCGGATATCAGCCGCACCAAGCCGCTGATCCGCCTGATCCTCAACCAGATCGGGCGGCGGCTGACCGAAGATCTGTCCGGCCGCGAGGGGCGGCGTCGCCTACTGCTGATGCTCGACGAGTTTCCTGCCCTCGGCCGTCTGGATTTCTTCGAGAGCGCGCTGGCCTTCATGGCGGGCTACGGGATCAAGGCGTTCCTGATCGCCCAGAGCCTGAACCAGATCGACAAGGCGTACGGCCAGAACAACAGCATCCTGGATAATTGCCATGTCCGGGTCAGTTTCGCCACGAACGATGAACGTACAGCAAAGCGCGTATCCGACGGTCTGGGTGTGGCCACCGAGATCCGGTCGCAGAAGAACTATGCCGGCCATCGGTTATCGCCCTGGCTTGGGCATCTCATGGTGTCGCGTCAGGAGAGCGCGCGGCCCCTGATGACGGTGGGCGAAGTCATGCAGCTTCCGGCGCGGGATGAGGTGGTCATGGTGGCGGGCTGCCCGCCGATCCGGGCGCGGAAGGCGCGGTATTTCAGGGACCGCCGCTTCGTCGAGCGTGTTCTGCCGCCGCCTGATCCCACGCAACCGCCGCGAACGGTCCGGCCTGATGACTGGAGCGGGCGTCCGCTTCCCGCTACTCCGCCGCCGGACAAAAAATCACTGTCACAATCGCCAGAAAATCCTGACGACGCGGACAGTGAGGAATCCCTCGGCACGGGGCGGAAGTGGTCACGCGAGCATGATCCGGCGGAGACCGGAAAACGCAAGCGGCGTGCGGCACCGGACCTTTTTGGTGAGGAACCGCCACCGGATCCAGAAGCGCGGGATCGCGCCGACCTGACACGGATCGCTCGGCAGGCTGGGCTCGACCGTGGCAACGATCTCGGGCTGTGA
- a CDS encoding ribbon-helix-helix protein, CopG family: protein MRTFPKKARLSVYLEPKLLDALTAHAARRDLSLSLVAEAAIASFLSPDADERREAAMSRRLDRLDRQVARMERDLGISLETLALFIRYWMTVSPPLPEPAAAAARAQGAERYEAFVAALGRRLSRGPVFRQEIPDDVPPAPET from the coding sequence ATGAGAACATTCCCGAAGAAGGCGCGGCTGTCGGTCTATCTGGAACCGAAGCTGCTGGATGCCCTGACCGCGCATGCAGCGCGGCGCGATCTGTCCCTCTCTCTGGTGGCGGAAGCCGCCATCGCATCCTTCCTGTCCCCCGATGCCGATGAGCGGCGGGAAGCAGCGATGAGCCGCAGGCTGGATCGTCTCGACCGGCAGGTCGCCCGCATGGAGCGTGATCTCGGGATCAGTCTTGAGACGCTGGCTCTGTTCATCCGCTACTGGATGACGGTCAGTCCACCCTTGCCGGAACCGGCAGCCGCGGCAGCGCGGGCACAGGGGGCGGAACGATATGAAGCGTTTGTGGCGGCCCTTGGCCGACGACTCAGTCGGGGACCGGTCTTCCGGCAGGAAATTCCCGACGATGTGCCTCCAGCGCCAGAAACCTGA
- the trbB gene encoding P-type conjugative transfer ATPase TrbB, translating into MAVTSIESGVRQRGMSMLRTAMGPAIARHLADPAIVEVMLNPDGRLWIDRLSEGLGDTGDLVTPADAERIIRLVAHHVGAEVHESVPRVSAELPTGERFEGLLPPIVMAPSFAIRKPAVAVFTLDDYVAAGIMTEGQAAYLRQAVADRKNILVAGGTSTGKTTLVNALLAEVAKTDDRIVLIEDTRELQCRAPNLVSLRTRDGVVTLSELVRSALRLRPDRIPIGEVRGPEALDLLKAWGTGHPGGIGTLHAGTAIGALHRMEQLIQEIVVTVPRALIAETIDVIAVLSGRGTARRLSELAEGDGLDPVTGAYRIRPVSLSSSKTSFSDNGESL; encoded by the coding sequence ATGGCGGTCACATCGATTGAAAGTGGTGTCCGACAGCGTGGCATGTCCATGCTGCGCACGGCGATGGGACCGGCTATTGCCCGGCACCTCGCTGATCCTGCCATTGTCGAGGTGATGCTCAATCCCGATGGCAGGCTGTGGATCGACCGCCTGTCCGAGGGACTGGGTGATACGGGAGATCTGGTCACACCCGCTGACGCGGAGCGTATCATCCGCCTGGTCGCGCATCATGTCGGGGCCGAGGTGCATGAGAGTGTGCCCCGTGTGTCGGCGGAATTGCCGACGGGCGAGCGTTTCGAGGGATTGCTGCCGCCGATTGTGATGGCACCCAGCTTTGCGATCCGCAAGCCTGCCGTCGCGGTGTTCACCCTCGACGATTATGTCGCTGCCGGGATCATGACGGAGGGGCAGGCGGCATATCTTCGCCAGGCAGTCGCGGACCGTAAAAATATTCTGGTCGCGGGAGGCACATCCACTGGCAAGACCACATTGGTCAACGCATTGCTGGCCGAGGTCGCGAAAACTGACGATCGCATCGTGCTGATCGAGGACACGCGCGAACTGCAATGCCGCGCGCCAAATCTTGTGTCGCTGCGCACCCGTGATGGTGTCGTCACGTTATCCGAACTGGTCCGTTCAGCCCTGCGGCTGCGCCCTGACCGTATTCCCATTGGTGAGGTGCGCGGCCCCGAGGCGCTAGACCTGCTCAAAGCCTGGGGCACGGGTCATCCCGGTGGGATTGGCACGCTTCACGCCGGCACCGCCATCGGTGCCCTGCATCGCATGGAGCAACTGATTCAGGAAATCGTCGTCACCGTACCGCGCGCCCTGATCGCCGAAACCATCGACGTGATCGCAGTCCTATCCGGACGCGGCACGGCGCGCCGCCTATCCGAACTGGCTGAAGGCGATGGCCTCGATCCCGTGACGGGAGCCTATCGCATCAGGCCAGTCAGCCTTTCATCTTCCAAAACATCATTCTCTGACAATGGAGAGTCGTTATGA
- a CDS encoding TrbC/VirB2 family protein, with amino-acid sequence MTDLRVFGTSTLLSLVFVSSAWASGSGMPWENPLNEILESVQGPVAKIVSVIIITVTGLTLAFGESSGGFRRLIQIVFGLSIAFAASSFFLSFFSFSGGALI; translated from the coding sequence ATGACGGATCTTCGTGTGTTCGGAACGTCCACGCTCCTGTCGCTGGTTTTCGTGTCATCGGCCTGGGCATCAGGCTCCGGTATGCCGTGGGAAAACCCGCTCAACGAGATCCTGGAATCCGTGCAGGGGCCGGTCGCCAAGATCGTCTCGGTGATCATCATCACCGTGACTGGCCTGACCCTCGCCTTTGGCGAGAGTTCGGGTGGGTTCCGTCGCCTGATCCAGATCGTCTTCGGCCTGTCCATAGCTTTTGCGGCGTCCAGCTTCTTCCTGTCGTTCTTCTCCTTCTCCGGGGGAGCACTGATCTGA
- a CDS encoding VirB3 family type IV secretion system protein: MAGYDDDMVPGFHVPVHRSLTDPILLGGAPRAVAIANGTLAAAIALGLRLWLIGAAFWVVGHTLAVWGARRDPLFIEVGRRHLRYPAWLRA; this comes from the coding sequence ATGGCGGGATATGACGATGATATGGTGCCGGGATTTCATGTCCCGGTGCATCGCTCCCTGACCGATCCAATCCTGCTGGGTGGGGCACCTCGCGCCGTGGCCATTGCCAACGGCACACTGGCAGCGGCTATCGCCCTCGGCCTGCGCCTGTGGCTGATCGGCGCTGCCTTCTGGGTCGTGGGGCATACGCTGGCGGTCTGGGGTGCCAGGCGTGATCCGCTGTTCATCGAGGTGGGGCGGCGGCATCTCCGCTATCCCGCCTGGCTGCGGGCGTAG
- the trbE gene encoding conjugal transfer protein TrbE translates to MMSLGEYRNRAALLSDFLPWAALVEKGVVLNKDGSFQRTAKIRGPDLDSATPAELVGVTGRLNNALRRLGSGWAVFVEAQRVPATIYPESDFPDAASQMVDLERREQFEDEGAHFESRYLLTLVWLPPAESSGRAERFLYEGREREGPDPHGMLHMFVDRSDRLLALLDGFMPEASWLDDGETLTYLHSTISTRQQRVGVPEIPMHLDALLVDQPLSGGLEPKLGDAYLKTLTITGFPSRTFPGILDDLNRLAMPYRWSTRAILLDKSDATKVLTKIRRQWFAKRKSIAAIVREVMTNEASVLVDNDAANKAADADLALQSLGADDVGQAYITATITVWDGSASIAAEKLRLVEKIIQGRDFTCMTEGLNAVEAWLGSLPGHVYANVRQPPVSTLNLAHMIPLSAVWAGPDQDVHFKAAPLFYGKTAGATPFRFSLHVGDVGHTLIAGPTGAGKSVLLALMALQFRRYMGAQIFAFDFGGSMRATTLGMGGDWHDLGGGLADDHPSEEQGSSVSLQPLAGIDDADERKWASEWLGQILVGEGVSLTPDVKAYLWSALNSLASSPSRERTLSGLVALLQSNALKQALAPYCLGGPYGRLLDAEAERLGEADVVVFETEGLIGSGAASSVLSYLFHRIEGRLDGRPTLLMIDEGWLVLDDGDFAGQLREWLKTLRKKNASVIFATQSLSDIANSPIAPAVVESCPTRIFLPNERAIEPQIMAIYRDFGLNDRQIAIIARAASKREYYCQTQRGNRLFELGLGPIALALCAASGKDDHRLLDVVLAEHGRDGFLPAWFDARGVSWAADLLRDGGVP, encoded by the coding sequence ATGATGTCCCTTGGAGAATATCGCAATCGTGCTGCCCTGCTGTCCGACTTCCTGCCCTGGGCAGCACTGGTTGAGAAAGGTGTTGTCCTGAACAAGGATGGCAGTTTTCAACGCACCGCCAAAATTCGAGGCCCTGATCTGGATAGCGCCACGCCAGCCGAACTGGTGGGTGTCACGGGGCGTCTGAACAATGCCCTGCGGCGTCTTGGTTCCGGCTGGGCCGTGTTTGTGGAGGCACAGCGCGTGCCCGCCACGATTTATCCAGAAAGCGATTTTCCCGACGCGGCCAGTCAGATGGTGGATCTGGAACGCAGGGAGCAGTTCGAGGATGAGGGCGCGCATTTCGAGAGCCGGTATTTGCTCACATTGGTCTGGCTGCCGCCAGCGGAATCTTCGGGCCGCGCCGAGCGTTTTCTCTATGAGGGTCGGGAGCGCGAGGGGCCGGACCCGCACGGCATGCTCCACATGTTTGTGGACCGCAGCGATCGGCTTCTGGCCCTGCTGGACGGGTTTATGCCTGAAGCCTCCTGGCTGGATGACGGGGAGACTCTGACCTACCTGCATTCGACCATTTCCACCCGCCAGCAGCGCGTCGGCGTGCCGGAAATTCCGATGCACCTTGATGCGCTGCTGGTGGATCAACCGCTGTCGGGCGGTCTGGAGCCGAAACTCGGTGACGCGTATCTGAAAACCCTGACGATCACCGGGTTCCCCAGCCGGACCTTCCCCGGCATTCTCGATGACTTGAACCGGCTGGCGATGCCCTATCGCTGGTCCACCCGTGCGATCCTGCTCGACAAGAGCGACGCTACCAAGGTGCTGACAAAAATCCGGCGTCAGTGGTTTGCAAAACGCAAGAGCATTGCGGCCATTGTCCGGGAGGTCATGACCAACGAAGCATCGGTTCTGGTGGACAATGATGCCGCCAACAAGGCGGCCGATGCCGATCTCGCGCTACAATCGCTGGGAGCGGATGATGTGGGGCAGGCATACATCACAGCAACCATCACGGTCTGGGACGGCTCTGCTTCGATTGCTGCCGAGAAGCTGCGTCTGGTCGAAAAAATCATCCAGGGTCGCGATTTCACCTGCATGACGGAAGGCCTCAACGCGGTGGAAGCCTGGCTTGGGAGCCTGCCCGGTCATGTTTACGCCAATGTGCGCCAGCCTCCGGTCTCCACGTTGAACCTTGCGCACATGATTCCGTTGTCGGCCGTCTGGGCGGGACCGGATCAGGACGTGCATTTCAAGGCCGCGCCGCTGTTCTACGGCAAGACCGCTGGGGCCACGCCGTTCCGGTTTTCCCTGCATGTCGGCGATGTCGGTCACACCCTGATTGCGGGGCCAACGGGGGCGGGCAAATCCGTGTTGCTGGCGCTGATGGCCTTGCAGTTTCGCCGGTATATGGGGGCACAGATTTTTGCCTTCGATTTCGGCGGATCCATGCGCGCGACCACACTGGGTATGGGCGGCGACTGGCATGACCTCGGGGGTGGACTGGCGGACGATCATCCATCGGAAGAACAGGGTAGCAGCGTCTCACTCCAGCCCCTGGCAGGGATCGACGATGCCGACGAGCGCAAATGGGCCAGCGAATGGCTGGGCCAGATCCTGGTCGGCGAGGGCGTATCGCTCACGCCAGACGTCAAAGCGTATCTCTGGTCAGCCCTGAACTCCCTGGCATCATCACCCTCCCGCGAACGCACCCTGTCCGGGTTGGTGGCGCTGCTCCAGTCCAACGCGCTCAAGCAGGCATTGGCGCCTTACTGCCTGGGTGGTCCTTATGGTCGCCTGCTCGACGCGGAGGCCGAACGTCTAGGCGAGGCTGATGTCGTCGTGTTCGAGACCGAGGGCCTGATCGGTTCCGGCGCTGCCTCTTCCGTTCTGTCCTACCTGTTCCACCGCATTGAAGGGAGGCTGGACGGTCGCCCAACGCTACTGATGATCGACGAGGGCTGGCTGGTGCTGGATGATGGCGATTTCGCCGGCCAGTTGCGGGAATGGCTGAAAACCCTGCGTAAGAAGAATGCGTCGGTGATTTTTGCTACCCAGTCGCTGTCGGATATCGCGAACTCTCCTATCGCGCCAGCCGTGGTGGAAAGCTGTCCCACGCGGATATTCCTGCCCAACGAGCGGGCCATCGAGCCGCAGATCATGGCCATCTATCGCGACTTCGGTCTGAATGACCGGCAGATCGCCATCATCGCGCGGGCCGCCTCGAAGCGGGAGTATTACTGCCAGACCCAGCGTGGCAACCGGCTGTTTGAACTCGGCCTCGGTCCTATCGCACTCGCCCTTTGCGCTGCCTCCGGCAAGGACGATCACCGACTGCTCGATGTGGTTCTGGCGGAACATGGGCGCGACGGCTTTCTACCGGCCTGGTTCGACGCACGCGGCGTGTCATGGGCTGCGGATCTTCTGCGCGATGGAGGCGTGCCATGA
- the trbJ gene encoding P-type conjugative transfer protein TrbJ → MRLYVTIGVISITIISSARAQWAVYDGANHVQNVLIAARTLQQIDNQITSLANQAQMLVNQGRNLASLPLSTLSTLQSTISQTTALLAQAQNIAYSVQSVEQQYQQAYTSVSSGMSDSALFSQAQTRWQNSVGGFEDALKLQARVVGNIPSDSSAMTQLVSASQTSSGALQAAQAGNQLLALQSRQLSDIQAELAANGRATALQQARDAATEAESEAQYQHFSQHDAYVPGTVSMFGSRGN, encoded by the coding sequence ATGCGTCTTTATGTCACCATCGGGGTAATTTCGATCACCATCATTTCGTCCGCCCGTGCGCAATGGGCGGTGTATGACGGTGCGAACCACGTCCAGAACGTGCTGATCGCGGCCCGCACGCTCCAGCAGATCGACAACCAGATCACGTCACTGGCCAATCAGGCCCAGATGCTGGTCAATCAGGGGCGTAATCTGGCGAGCCTGCCGCTTTCGACATTGTCGACGCTGCAATCGACGATTTCCCAGACTACGGCGCTGCTCGCGCAGGCGCAGAATATCGCCTACAGCGTCCAGTCCGTCGAGCAGCAGTATCAGCAGGCGTACACGTCCGTATCGTCCGGCATGTCCGACAGCGCCCTGTTTTCTCAGGCGCAGACACGCTGGCAGAATTCCGTCGGCGGGTTCGAGGACGCCCTGAAGTTGCAGGCGCGGGTGGTGGGCAATATCCCCAGCGACAGCAGCGCCATGACGCAGCTTGTCTCGGCCAGCCAGACCTCCTCGGGAGCCTTACAGGCGGCGCAGGCCGGAAACCAGCTTCTGGCCCTGCAATCCCGTCAGTTATCCGACATTCAGGCCGAACTTGCCGCCAATGGCCGCGCCACCGCCCTGCAGCAGGCGCGGGATGCCGCGACGGAAGCGGAGAGCGAGGCGCAATATCAGCATTTCTCCCAGCATGACGCCTACGTGCCCGGCACGGTGTCCATGTTCGGCAGCCGCGGGAACTGA
- the trbL gene encoding P-type conjugative transfer protein TrbL encodes MATNDVGVIDTFLNTFTTTIDTGFGLVKGNVISLAGTLSMLDIALAGLFWAWAADEDIIQRLVKKTLYIGFFAWVINDFDALSKIVFDSFAALGLKVGGGTLALSDFLRPGRLASTGFDAAQPLLDSVHNLLGPVALFTNFIQIFVLCLSWLIVLAAFFILAVQLFVALIEFKLTTLAGFVLIPFALFNRTAFLAEKVLGNVVSSGVKIMVLAVISAIASVLFAQFSTSYGSDVPTIGQSVSVVLASLAIVGLSIFGGSIANGLISGAPQLGAGAAVGTGMAVGAMGAAAVAGVGAAASGGAAALGATAAAARGGAAIAGAATSAYSVGAAGQTGAAGMAAAAGNVGRAAGGAAVNAVKGKAASAASSLKDSYAAGSQWAARGMRGGKGGETGGSDGGGSPPSGGGPSGGGDAPPGGGPTGGGDGGGGPGEPPRWARNMKRRNAAAHAAEAAHVIRSADGGGGSASIDLSEKE; translated from the coding sequence ATGGCCACCAACGATGTCGGGGTGATCGACACCTTCCTCAATACCTTCACCACCACCATTGATACCGGGTTCGGTCTGGTGAAAGGGAACGTGATCTCGCTGGCCGGAACGTTATCCATGCTGGATATCGCCCTGGCCGGGCTGTTCTGGGCGTGGGCTGCGGATGAGGACATCATCCAGCGTCTGGTGAAGAAGACGCTGTATATCGGCTTCTTTGCCTGGGTCATCAACGATTTCGATGCGCTCTCGAAGATCGTCTTCGATAGCTTCGCGGCCCTCGGTCTGAAAGTCGGTGGTGGAACGCTGGCGCTTTCCGATTTCCTGCGTCCTGGCCGTCTGGCTTCCACCGGTTTTGACGCAGCCCAGCCGCTTCTGGACTCTGTCCATAATCTTCTTGGCCCTGTCGCCCTCTTTACGAACTTCATCCAGATCTTCGTGCTGTGCCTGTCCTGGCTGATCGTGCTGGCGGCGTTCTTCATTCTGGCCGTGCAGCTTTTCGTGGCCCTGATCGAATTCAAGCTGACGACGCTGGCAGGATTCGTGCTGATCCCGTTCGCCCTGTTCAATCGCACCGCCTTCCTCGCCGAGAAGGTGCTGGGCAATGTCGTCTCCTCGGGTGTGAAGATCATGGTGCTGGCGGTCATTTCCGCCATCGCGTCGGTTCTGTTCGCCCAGTTCTCAACCTCCTACGGCAGCGACGTTCCCACGATCGGGCAGTCCGTGTCGGTGGTGCTGGCCTCGCTTGCAATTGTCGGTCTGTCGATTTTTGGCGGCAGCATCGCCAACGGTCTGATCTCCGGCGCTCCCCAGCTTGGAGCAGGGGCTGCGGTCGGCACTGGCATGGCGGTTGGTGCGATGGGCGCGGCTGCGGTTGCCGGTGTTGGAGCGGCTGCCTCGGGTGGTGCGGCTGCACTGGGCGCGACCGCTGCTGCTGCACGCGGTGGAGCCGCGATCGCTGGGGCTGCCACGTCCGCCTATTCCGTCGGTGCTGCCGGGCAAACTGGTGCTGCTGGTATGGCTGCTGCCGCCGGGAATGTTGGTCGCGCCGCCGGTGGCGCGGCAGTCAACGCCGTCAAGGGCAAAGCAGCCTCCGCCGCGTCATCCCTGAAGGACAGCTATGCCGCCGGCAGCCAATGGGCCGCGCGGGGCATGAGGGGCGGGAAGGGTGGTGAAACCGGTGGTTCTGACGGCGGCGGATCGCCGCCATCCGGTGGTGGCCCTTCTGGAGGGGGTGATGCTCCTCCGGGCGGTGGCCCCACGGGTGGTGGAGACGGTGGTGGTGGGCCCGGTGAGCCACCTCGCTGGGCGCGCAACATGAAGCGCCGCAATGCCGCAGCCCATGCCGCTGAAGCCGCCCATGTCATCCGCTCCGCCGATGGCGGAGGCGGGTCGGCATCCATCGACCTCTCGGAGAAAGAATAA
- the trbF gene encoding conjugal transfer protein TrbF, producing the protein MFRRSTTRYGTMPEPVTPYQKAAQIWDERIGSARVQARNWRLIAFGSLFLSAGLGVGLVWQSARGTITPWVVQVDRLGQAQVVASATAGYIPADPQIAWYLAQFVHDVRSLSSDAVVVRHNWLRAYDFTTPSGAVALNDYARLNDPFSRIGHEQVEVDIASVIRASPGSFRVAWTERHYRDGAFTGTERWTAIVSVVLRTPRDADHLRKNPLGIYVSAINWSKELGQ; encoded by the coding sequence ATGTTCCGTCGCTCCACCACACGCTACGGGACCATGCCCGAGCCGGTGACACCCTATCAGAAAGCAGCGCAGATCTGGGACGAGCGCATCGGCTCCGCCCGCGTACAGGCCCGAAACTGGAGGCTGATTGCCTTTGGCTCCCTGTTCCTGTCAGCGGGGCTCGGGGTCGGGCTGGTCTGGCAATCCGCGCGCGGCACCATCACGCCGTGGGTGGTGCAGGTGGACCGGCTGGGTCAGGCGCAGGTCGTAGCCTCCGCGACAGCGGGCTATATTCCCGCCGATCCGCAGATTGCCTGGTATCTGGCGCAGTTCGTCCACGACGTGCGCTCCCTGTCGTCGGACGCGGTGGTGGTCCGGCACAACTGGCTACGCGCCTATGATTTCACCACCCCCTCCGGCGCGGTGGCGCTGAATGATTATGCCCGCCTGAATGATCCGTTTTCACGGATCGGGCATGAGCAGGTCGAGGTGGACATCGCCTCGGTCATCCGGGCCTCGCCCGGCAGCTTCCGCGTGGCCTGGACCGAGCGCCATTACCGCGACGGCGCGTTCACCGGCACCGAGCGCTGGACCGCGATCGTCTCGGTCGTTCTGCGCACGCCGCGTGACGCCGATCACCTGCGGAAAAATCCCCTCGGCATCTACGTCTCCGCCATCAACTGGTCGAAGGAACTCGGACAATGA
- the trbG gene encoding P-type conjugative transfer protein TrbG: MIRMVMRAVPVALLALSACAGQYHLPVIRYDDAVQATRLPDPPKPVRVVEVVKPLPLPGQLKPLPLARRVHPAPEAVDPTARITQANLAARIQPTRAGFINAVQVYPYSAGALYQVYASPGEITDIMLQQGEKLVGTGPVAAGDTVRWIIGDTESGAGATKRIHILVKPTRPDLATNLIVNTDRRTYLAELRSTPVTYMASVSWDYPEDDLIALHRQDSAADDAAPVDIGLNLNALNFRYAIQPVKGATPPWLPGRAFDDGHKVYIAFPTGIGQGELPPLFVLGADGGPELVNYRVRQNWMIVDRLFAAAELRLGDKHSEQRVRIVRTDGRPS, from the coding sequence ATGATCCGCATGGTTATGCGCGCCGTTCCAGTGGCGCTGCTCGCCCTGTCCGCCTGCGCGGGGCAGTATCATCTGCCTGTCATTCGCTACGATGATGCCGTGCAGGCCACGCGTCTGCCGGACCCGCCGAAGCCGGTGCGAGTGGTGGAAGTCGTGAAACCGCTTCCCCTGCCGGGGCAACTCAAGCCGCTGCCGTTAGCGCGGCGCGTCCACCCTGCGCCTGAGGCGGTCGATCCGACAGCACGGATCACACAGGCCAATCTGGCGGCCCGCATCCAGCCCACGCGCGCAGGCTTCATCAACGCGGTGCAGGTCTACCCCTACAGCGCAGGGGCGCTCTATCAGGTCTATGCCTCGCCCGGCGAGATCACCGACATCATGCTCCAGCAGGGCGAAAAGCTGGTCGGCACCGGGCCGGTGGCCGCTGGCGATACCGTGCGCTGGATCATCGGCGATACCGAGAGCGGGGCGGGGGCGACCAAGCGCATCCATATTCTAGTCAAGCCGACACGGCCGGACCTGGCTACCAACCTGATCGTCAATACGGATCGGCGCACCTATCTCGCCGAACTGCGCTCCACGCCGGTGACGTATATGGCGTCGGTCTCGTGGGACTATCCCGAGGATGACCTGATTGCCCTGCATCGGCAGGACAGTGCGGCCGATGATGCTGCGCCGGTGGATATAGGGCTGAACCTGAATGCGCTGAATTTCCGTTACGCCATCCAGCCGGTGAAAGGCGCCACACCGCCCTGGCTACCTGGCCGGGCCTTCGATGATGGTCACAAGGTCTATATCGCCTTCCCGACGGGGATCGGGCAGGGGGAACTGCCCCCGCTTTTCGTGCTGGGGGCAGATGGCGGCCCGGAACTGGTCAATTACCGGGTCCGGCAGAACTGGATGATCGTCGATCGGCTGTTTGCCGCCGCCGAATTGCGGCTCGGGGATAAACACAGCGAACAGCGGGTGCGCATCGTCCGCACCGACGGGCGGCCGTCATGA